The following are encoded together in the Penicillium digitatum chromosome 3, complete sequence genome:
- a CDS encoding Imidazole glycerol phosphate synthase subunit hisF: MLIGLCGGICAGKHAIAEYLIQQGFQLLELAGKSQLHITELGDDLRLQASEIRKKEDPKSSELTFQDADSLLDFATKRWQERWVTTDIADTTTLDRFLLRPFFLLVSVDAPVSLRWKRFADRCWRRQLDPPELEKFVMWNDHNLYDKDFGRVYLIDKAQLRLFNSSSSLEELHSALKTLDLADEQRLRPNWDQYFMQLASLAAQRSNCMKRRVGCVLVRESRVISTGYNGTPRHLQNCNQGGCPRCNRGDGGGVGLSTCLCLHAEENALLEAGRERIREGAILYCDTCPCLTCTVKIAQVGISEVVYSQGYNMDNDSAAILEEAGVRLRQFHPPTNGLIYLHAPDRHTTENQ; the protein is encoded by the exons ATGCTCATCGGTTTATGTGGAG GTATCTGCGCTGGCAAGCATGCGATTGCTGAGTATCTGATTCAGCAAGGGTTTCAACTTCTTGAACTCGCTGGCAAATCCCAATTACACATCACCGAGTTGGGAGATGACCTGCGACTGCAAGCGTCGGAAATCAGAAAGAAAGAGGACCCCAAGTCGTCAGAACTTACATTTCAAGATGCCGACTCTCTACTCGACTTTGCGACAAAAAGATGGCAAGAACGCTGGGTTACCACAGACATTGCAGATACAACTACCCTAGATCGATTCCTATTGCGtcccttcttcctcctcgtgAGTGTCGATGCGCCAGTTAGCCTCCGATGGAAACGATTTGCCGACAG gtGTTGGAGAAGACAACTCGATCCACCTGAGCTCGAAAAGTTCGTAATGTGGAACGACCACAATCTTTACGATAAGGATTTTGGACGTGTATACTTGATTGACAAGGCCCAATTGCGCCTATTCAACTCCTCATCGTctctcgaagagctacacTCGGCTCTGAAAACCCTCGACCTGGCAGACGAACAGCGGTTGAGGCCAAATTGGGACCAGTATTTCATGCAGCTGGCATCTCTTGCCGCTCAAAGAAGCAACTGCATGAAAAGAAGAGTGGGATGTGTGCTTGTTCGAGAGAGTCGTGTCATCAGCACAGGATATAATGGGACACCACGGCATCTTCAGAACTGCAACCAAGGTGGAT GTCCACGGTGCAATCGCGGGGATGGAGGAGGAGTTGGTCTCTCAACCTGTCTTTGCCTTCACGCCGAAGAAAACGCATTACTGGAAGCAGGCCGAGAGCGAATTCGAGAGGGGGCGATCCTCTATTGTGACAC ATGCCCTTGCTTGACATGCACTGTCAAGATAGCCCAAGTTGGAATCTCGGAGGTTGTTTACTCTCAAGGGTACAACATGGATAACGAC AGTGCAGCTATCTTGGAAGAAGCAGGCGTACGGCTACGTCAATTCCACCCG CCTACAAACGGCCTCATCTACCTCCATGCACCCGATAGGCACACAACCGAAAACCAATAA
- a CDS encoding Imidazole glycerol phosphate synthase subunit hisF has product MPTVHLLDYVAGNIRSLVNAINQVGFDVEWVKSPEDVKNADKLILPGVGHFGHCLSQLDKGGFLEPIRQHIEAGKPFMGICVGLQALFQGSEEDNDVPGLGVIPMRIKKFDDTSKSVPHIGWNSAINTGSDVTKHESFYGLRPTSKYYYVHSYAAPYNPGVLESDGWSVATAKYGEEEFIGAISRGNIFGAQFHPEKSGVAGLRAIRAFLNGDQFQSLSQDLATGKENGLTRRVIACLDVRTNDSGDLVVTKGDQYDVREKSGTDAGGSVRNLGKPVDMAKKYYEQGADEVTFLNITSFRNCPIADTPMLEILRRTSETVFVPLTIGGGIKDTVDTDGTRVPALDVATMYFKSGADKVSVGSDSVFAAEDYYHAGKKLSGQTAIETISKAYGKQAVVVSVDPKRVYVNKPEDTHHHTIKTQFPNSNGQTFCWYQCTVKGGRETRDIDVRQLVQAVEAMGAGEILLNCIDKDGSNSGFDLELIKDVKASIKIPVIASSGAGVPAHFSEVFKKTTTDAALGAGMFHRGEFTVTQVKDHLRTEGFLVRQFEVEI; this is encoded by the exons ATGCCTACCGTTCACTTGTTAGACTATGTCGCGGGAAACATCCGTTCATTGGTTAATGCTATTAACCAAGTCGGATTTGATGTCGAATGGGTTAAATCCCCAGAGGATGTGAAGAATGCTGAT AAACTCATACTCCCTGGCGTTGGCCATTTTGGCCATTGTCTTTCCCAATTGGACAAAGGAGGATTTTTGGAGCCCATCCGACAGCACATTGAAGCGGGAAAGCCTTTCATGGGGATCTGTGTTGGTTTGCAAGCTCTTTTTCAGGGCTCAGAGGAGGATAACGACGTTCCAGGGCTTGGCGTAATTCCTATGCGCATTAAAAAATTCGACGACACGTCCAAGAGTGTACCGCACATTGGATGGAACTCTGCAATTAACACTGGATCCGATGTCACAAAACACGAAAGCTTTTATGGTCTGAGGCCGACCAGCAAGTATTATTACGTCCACTCCTATGCGGCCCCATACAACCCGGGTGTATTGGAAAGTGACGGCTGGTCTGTGGCTACAGCGAAATATGGCGAAGAAGAGTTCATCGGTGCTATCAGCCGGGGCAACATCTTTGGCGCCCAATTTCACCCGGAGAAGAGTGGCGTGGCTGGGCTACGGGCCATCCGCGCATTCTTGAACGGCGATCAATTCCAGTCGCTCTCACAGGACCTGGCCACTGGAAAAGAAAATGGGCTCACTCGTCGCGTTATTGCTTGTCTTGATGTTCGGACAAATGACTCTGGTGACTTGGTTGTCACCAAAGGGGACCAATATGATGTCCGAGAGAAGAGTGGAACAGACGCCGGCGGCAGCGTTCGCAACCTCGGCAAGCCTGTTGATATGGCTAAGAAGTATTACGAGCAAGGAGCAGATGAAGTGACCTTTTTGAACATCACCTCCTTCCGAAACTGCCCCATTGCTGACACGCCCATGCTTGAAATCCTGCGACGAACATCGGAGACGGTCTTCGTGCCTTTGACCATTGGTGGAGGAATCAAAGACACCGTCGACACTGATGGCACCAGGGTCCCTGCTCTGGATGTGGCAACGATGTATTTCAAATCTGGAGCCGATAAAGTCAGCGTAGGCTCCGATTCTGTCTTTGCCGCCGAGGACTATTATCACGCTGGTAAGAAGTTGAGTGGCCAAACCGCAATCGAGACGATATCAAAGGCCTATGGAAAGCAGGCTGTTGTGGTGAGCGTCGACCCCAAGCGGGTATATGTTAATAAGCCAGAGGATACCCACCACCACACAATTAAGACACAGTTCCCCAACTCAAATGGGCAAACCTTCTGCTGGTACCAGTGCACTGTCAAAGGTGGCAGAGAGACTCGCGATATCGATGTGCGGCAACTTGTGCAGGCCGTTGAGGCAATGGGTGCTGGTGAAATTCTTCTGAATTGCATCGATAAAGATGGAAGCAACAGTGGATTTGATCTGGAATTAATCAAAGATGTCAAAGCTTCGATTAAAATTCCAGTCATCGCTTCAAGTGGGGCTGGCGTACCTGCACACTTTTCAGAGGTCTTCAAGAAAACTACCACTGATGCAGCATTAGGAGCAGGAATG TTCCACCGCGGTGAATTTACCGTGACTCAAGTGAAAGATCACCTTCGAACCGAGGGATTCCTGGTTCGCCAATTTGAAGTTGAGATCTAA
- a CDS encoding Ribosomal RNA methyltransferase J: MFTLHSIRFWRNACHKQAIGQSRHASSKRWQARQQKDQFTREAAVQGLKSRAAFKLLQIDEKYRIFKAGQTVVDLGYAPGSWSQVAASRTQPHGRVLGVDIIPAQPPKGVSTIQGNFLAPEIQTYIRDFLRSPDRGRPRQPGFLNDSSASLLEPNSDIESTTETEKMDMRGDKILERTVDVVLSDMSAPWHQTSGFWKRSLSAPYNRMMNTSGVTFRDHAGSMDLCHAALRFSSDVLKAGGHFVCKFYQGAEDKELEEQLKELFKKVHRLKPESSRSV, from the exons ATGTTCACTTTACATTCAATTCGATTTTGGCGGAATGCCTGTCATAAGCAGGCGATTGGTCAATCAAGACATGCATCATCCAAGCGCTGGCAAGCCCGGCAGCAAAAGGATCAGTTCACCAGAGAGGCAGCCGTCCAAGGACTGAAAAGCCGTGCTGCTTTCAAATTATTGCAG ATCGATGAGAAATATCGAATATTCAAGGCTGGGCAGACAGTGGTTGACTTG GGTTATGCTCCAGGGTCATGGTCTCAG GTTGCTGCAAGCCGTACCCAACCGCATGGTCGAGTCCTTGGCGTCGATATCATCCCAGCCCAACCACCGAAAGGAGTGTCCACAATTCAAGGCAATTTCCTCGCACCCGAAATTCAAACGTACATCCGAGACTTTCTCCGCAGTCCAGACAGAGGCAGGCCGCGCCAACCTGGCTTTCTGAACGATTCCAGTGCCAGTCTGTTGGAGCCGAATTCGGATATCGAAAGCACCACCGAGACCGAGAAGATGGACATGAGGGGCGATAAAATACTTGAAAGAACGGTAGATGTTGTTCTCAGTGATATGTCTGCTCCCTGGCACCAGACCTCCGGTTTCTGGAAACGAAGTCTAAGTGCTCCTTATAACAGGATGATGAACACCAGCGGTGTCACTTTCAGAGATCATGCTGGAAGCATG GATCTTTGCCATGCGGCTTTGCGCTTTAGTTCGGATGTTTTGAAGGCGGGCGGTCATTTTGTCTGCAAATTCTACCAAGGCGCCGAAGACAAAGAACTGGAGGAGCAGCTGAAGGAATTATTCAAAAAAGTTCACCGTCTTAAACCCGAGTCATCTCGCAGTGTATGA
- a CDS encoding Zinc finger, RING/FYVE/PHD-type: MSSSVHFKFKSQKEPSRVTFDGTGISVFELKREIISQSRLGDGSDFELSIYNEDTREEYDDDTTIIPRSTSVIARRLPAARPGKGGAARYVSGKMPVNARSAPRNEPSMSRITPGTGQSVNNNVLELNNAQTEEEKINALFNLQASQWQEQQQEMANATPVPFGRGRGKPVNVPDHPPPPGYLCYRCREKGHWIQACPTNNDPKFDGKYRVKRSTGIPRSLQTKVDKPESLAPDGSTEDSRNTGVMVNADGDFVIAKPDKAAWELYQEKAKASAAAAAEAAAAEESKALQARGLECPIDKRMFLEPTKTPCCQRTYCNDCISNALIESDFVCPGCSTEGVLLDNLTPDDESASKIKEFEADKAEAKKEKEKISVSPDGAPVPEVSETELKESSAKKEQSPPNQIQETALTQSKKRSAEDESTSRSETANSELGNVSKKQKADDGHFDGLTQASNVQDGAPCVPPANFNNQDMPFNNFGPMQGMPMMPFSASGFGNEAMGFMNPMAMASANGFPSGMGPGWNLMNMPFNPLQAGMFDPRNGSMPNGFPNMFNGDPSMMFPLPQNGFQGPSSGMSNFSNQQRTAFSTPYSREEDSPYFRQPVNPQRHQARNRRVRPSDYREL; encoded by the exons ATGTCATCCTCCGTTCATTTCAAATTCAAGTCCCAGAAAGAACCCTCAAGGGTCACCTTCGATGGCACTGGTATTTCGGTCTTTGAGCTCAAAAGAGAGATTATCAGCCAAAGTAGATTGGGCGATGGGAGTGATTTTGAGCTATCGATCTACAATGAGGACACCAGAGAGG AATACGACGATGACACCACCATAATCCCTCGGTCGACTTCCGTGATTGCCCGCCGATTGCCCGCAGCTCGCCCTGGCAAGGGTGGTGCTGCTCGTTATGTCTCGGGCAAGATGCCAGTCAATGCTCGCAGTGCCCCTCGCAACGAACCCTCGATGAGCCGAATAACACCCGGAACGGGACAATCTGTGAACAACAACGTCCTTGAACTCAATAATGCccaaacagaagaagagaagatcaACGCTTTGTTCAACCTGCAGGCTAGCCAATGGCAGGAGCAACAACAAGAAATGGCAAA CGCAACACCGGTACCGTTTGGTCGTGGCAGAGGGAAACCCGTCAATGTACCCGACCACCCTCCGCCTCCAGGGTATCTTTGCTATCGTTGCCGGGAAAAAG GCCACTGGATACAAGCATGCCCTACGAATAACGACCCCAAGTTCGACGGCAAATATCGAGTCAAGCGATCAACTGGCATACCACGTTCACTTCAAACCAAAGTCGACAAACCAGAATCCCTGGCCCCGGATGGCTCCACTGAAGATTCAAGGAATACAGGGGTCATGGTGAATGCTGATGGCGACTTTGTCATTGCAAAGCCAGACAAGGCAGCCTGGGAACTATACCAAGAAAAGGCGAAGGCATCGGCGGCAGCTGCAGCCGAAGCAGCAGCTGCCGAGGAGAGCAAAGCATTGCAAGCTCGAGGTCTGGAGTGCCCGATTGACAAGAGGATGTTTTTAGAACCAACAAAGACACCATGTTGCCAGAGGACATATTGCAATGATTGTATTTCAAATGCCTTGATTGAAAGTGACTTTGTTTGTCCGGGATGCTCTACGGAAGGGGTTTTACTTGATAACCTCACTCCCGATGATGAATCCGCATCAAAAATTAAGGAATTTGAAGCTGACAAGGCTGAagccaagaaagagaaggaaaagatcTCTGTCAGCCCGGATGGTGCTCCTGTCCCTGAAGTCTCCGAGACTGAGCTTAAGGAGTCGTCCGCTAAGAAAGAGCAGAGCCCGCCCAATCAAATTCAAGAGACCGCGCTCACACAATCCAAGAAGAGATCTGCCGAGGACGAGTCTACCAGCCGGAGTGAAACTGCAAACTCCGAGCTGGGTAACGTGTCAAAGAAACAGAAAGCAGATGACGGCCATTTTGACGGTCTGACCCAGGCTAGTAACGTCCAAGACGGTGCCCCTTGTGTTCCCCCAGCAAATTTTAATAATCAGGATATGCCCTTCAACAACTTTGGACCAATGCAAGGCATGCCTATGATGCCTTTCTCGGCTTCTGGATTCGGTAATGAAGCTATGGGGTTTATGAACCCCATGGCGATGGCGTCTGCCAATGGCTTTCCCAGTGGCATGGGCCCAGGATGGAATCTCATGAACATGCCCTTCAATCCTCTTCAAGCCGGAATGTTCGATCCAAGAAATGGTAGCATGCCCAACGGATTCCCCAACATGTTCAATGGAGACCCTTCAATGATGTTCCCCTTGCCCCAGAACGGTTTCCAGGGACCAAGCTCGGGGATGAGCAACTTCTCAAATCAGCAGCGAACAGCTTTCAGCACACCATACTCCCGTGAAGAAGATTCGCCGTATTTCCGTCAACCCGTGAATCCCCAACGCCATCAGGCTAGAAACCGACGAGTTCGGCCTAGTGATTACAGGGAGCTTTGA
- a CDS encoding Molybdenum cofactor biosynthesis, MoeB translates to MQYTPFASDIELPFYTSLASHKINHDKLDDSARPVLGLYEIRPSDPEAASCRVQIHGNALTCSEAPAGFYRAEGMIKNVNTVEEYRNMDRSQLLHQTGQMIWDAIHDGTILSCPSLLCSFVIVSFADLKKFKFHYWFAFPAIHSDPQWVPVRPTDQASQPRPDHDIGNLNGIHLSSHESTALVEAVQTWLYIVDHRQRGFFLARKARQHSDYASLGDYETKTAEKDDASNYNWQIASLSEYENGFFKNVAAEDRYFCFSDPSNYEQAPGWMLRNLLVLIKQRWGIERVQLIRYRDVHAKRDQGRSTVIQLESSSKQEAQTPRSLQSQGSLPLPKVTGWERNSTGKLAGRVVILTEYMDPKRLADQSVDLNLKLIKWRISPTLDLEKIKHTTCLLLGAGTLGSYVSRNLLGWGVKKITFVDNGTVSFSNPVRQPLFNFEDCLNGGVRKAHRASEALNQIYPGVKTAGHALSVPMAGHAIVDEGVTRADFDRLKTLIDEHDAVFLLMDTRESRWLPTVMGKAAGKIVMNAALGFDSFVVMRHGITEDENPAELGCYFCNDVVAPANSIKDQTLDQQCTVTRPGVAPIASALLVELFVSLLQHPQGAGAPAPVARNTERDDHPLGNVPHQIRGFLSNFENMSVTGKSYPSCSACSIKVVSAYREQGWDFVRRALNEPGYVEELSGLKEVHEKAEAALADIDWDETSENEEIEIL, encoded by the exons ATGCAGTACACACCGTTTGCTTCCGACATCGAATTACCTTTCTATACTTCCCTGGCTTCCCATAAGATCAATCATGACAAGTTAGATGACTCCGCCCGGCCCGTTCTAGGCTTATATGAGATCCGTCCTTCTGATCCTGAGGCTGCATCATGTCGAGTCCAAATTCATGGAAATGCGCTCACCTGTAGCGA GGCCCCAGCTGGTTTTTACAGAGCAGAGGGCATGATAAAGAATGTCAATACTGTTGAGGAATATCGAAACATGGACAGATCCCAGCTGCTCCATCAAACTGGACAGATG ATATGGGATGCCATCCACGATGGAACAATACTTTCTTGCCCCTCCTTGCTTTGCAGTTTTGTGATTGTATCTTTCGCAGACCTCAAAAAATTCAAGTTTCACTACTGGTTTGCTTTCCCAGCAATCCATTCAGATCCTCAGTGGGTCCCCGTGCGGCCAACAGATCAAGCATCCCAGCCACGCCCGGATCATGATATTGGCAACTTGAATGGAATACACTTATCTTCACATGAAAGCACTGCCTTAGTGGAAGCGGTACAAACGTGGTTATATATTGTGGATCATCGACAACGAGGTTTCTTTTTGGCTCGAAAAGCCAGACAGCATTCCGATTACGCATCCTTAGGCGATTACGAGACGAAGACTGCCGAAAAAGACGATGCATCTAATTACAACTGGCAGATAGCGTCACTTTCCGAATATGAAAATGGCTTTTTCAAAAATGTCGCTGCTGAAGACCGCTATTTCTGTTTCTCAGACCCATCAAATTATGAACAGGCTCCAGGGTGGATGTTGCGAAATCTGCTAGTTTTGATCAAGCAGCGATGGGGCATCGAACGGGTACAATTGATACGCTACCGTGACGTGCACGCGAAGCGTGACCAGGGGCGCAGTACAGTAATTCAGCTGGAGTCAAGTTCAAAACAAGAGGCCCAGACCCCAAGATCACTACAAAGCCAAGGGTCGTTGCCGCTGCCAAAGGTTACCGGCTGGGAACGTAACTCGACTGGGAAATTGGCCGGAAGAGTTGTCATTCTTACAGAGTACATGGATCCCAAGAG ATTAGCGGATCAGTCGGTCGATCTTAACCTCAAACTTATCAAATGGCGGATCAGCCCGACGCTCGATCTTGAGAAAATTAAGCACACAACATGTCTCTTGCTAGGAGCTGGTACATTAGGTAGCTACGTCTCTCGGAATCTGCTG GGCTGGGGCGTGAAAAAGATCACTTTCGTCGACAACGGAACCgtttctttttcaaatccTGTTCGGCAGCCACTATTCAATTTTGAAGACTGCTTGAACGGCGGCGTCCGAAAAGCACACCGGGCATCAGAAGCCCTAAATCAAATTTACCCAGGAGTAAAAACGGCAGGTCATGCGCTCTCGGTGCCCATGGCAGGTCATGCTATTGTGGATGAAGGGGTGACAAGGGCTGATTTTGATCGCCTCAAAACACTTATTGACGAACACGATGCTGTATTCCTCCTTATGGATACCCGAGAATCACGATGGCTGCCCACAGTGATGGGGAAGGCGGCAGGGAAAATCGTGATGAATGCAGCCCTAGGGTTTGATTCCTTCGTGGTGATGCGACATGGTATTACTGAGGATGAAAATCCAGCAGAGCTTGGGTGCTATTTCTGTAACGATGTGGTAGCACCAGCTAAT TCTATCAAAGATCAAACTCTCGACCAGCAGTGTACAGTGACCCGCCCTGGGGTGGCTCCTATAGCCTCTGCACTTTTGGTGGAGCTTTTTGTGTCACTCCTCCAGCACCCCCAAGGCGCTGGCGCACCGGCCCCTGTGGCCCGCAATACCGAGCGTGATGACCATCCCTTGGGAAATGTGCCCCATCAAATACGAGGATTCCTCTCCAATTTCGAGAACATGTCTGTCACTGGAAAAAGTTATCCGAGCTGCAGCGCATGCTCGATTAAAGTTGTGAGTGCATACCGCGAGCAGGGTTGGGACTTTGTGCGAAGAGCCTTGAATGAACCTGGCTATGTTGAAGAATTGAGTGGACTAAAAGAG GTTCATGAGAAGGCGGAAGCAGCACTAGCCGATATTGACTGGGACGAGACATCTGAAAATGAAGAGATTGAAATCCTTTAG